A stretch of DNA from Odontesthes bonariensis isolate fOdoBon6 chromosome 2, fOdoBon6.hap1, whole genome shotgun sequence:
atccatcctttcattcCTTTAAGATTTGGAGTAATCTATCTCGATCAGCTCGCACGCTGAGGCACATCTTACCTTGTCATCAGGCAAAGGGGAACGTTCCCTTCTGGCAGTGTGGAGCTGTGAGGGACACAGAGGATCAGTagtgcaaaaaataaaaatagcaaTTCCAGATGATAACAGAATGACATGAGTACTGTTTCTCTTAATGCTCTTTACTGTATGGGCATGCAGTAAAAGAAGCATGCAGTCTGTGTTTACCTCTCCCACACTCTCtcgtctctcctctctctcatcCAGGGAGGTTGTGTACATTGGTTCATAGGTAATAAGATCAGGGCGCTCAATGTCATAAATGGCTTTGACTTTTGGAATGGCAGCTAGGTCTCTGTAATCAAGGATCTCATTGTCTACTTTTGCCTAGGGAGACAAATAAAGacaaattcacacacacactcacaagagTAAAGTGGGATAACTACTGTTGAATATTCTATTACGGAGCACCGTGTAGCTGTCAAGAAAGGGTTGTGAGAAAAGGTCATTTTTTGGGTAGAGAATCAGAACAATCTACAAACTCTTCTCTACAAACCAGAGAAGTTAGTTCATTTTCTTAAAAGCAGCTCATCTGAACCTTTACTGAACAGACAGAAATGATTATAGGTGTGTTCACTTCTTTGTATGCAGAAACTCCACACAAGTGTAAGGTTTTGTCCAACAAACAGTCTGTGGTTGTTGGTTCTCCTCCTCGCGATGCTCCATACAAATTATATacgtattattatttattagcatcattattattattattactattttcatTACTATTACTAGTATACTACTAttatattatcatcattattattatctttataAAGCTGCTGGTGTTTGGTGTTTTCCACTTTTGTCTCTTCTGTACATTTCTGTATATAACAGTGCTGAGCGTGAGTGAGATGGAGATttcaatttccctgagggaacctcccaaagggattaataaagtcatCTATCTATATATCTGTATGAGGCCTGGCACTGTCTTGGGCCTCCAGGGAAAAGACGTCTCCTTGAAGATAGAATATGTCTCTACAAAATTGTAAAATACATCTTGGCATCGATTGTATCTGTCTTGAGTAACAATAGTTTTCCACGGTGCACCTGGGGGGTTCAGTTTCTCATGCAGCGGGGACTCAAACTTgtgtttgttcaataaaggttcaaacaaatgacagatttttgttttcttgcaTTTCTGAAAATTTGCCAACATCTCTGAACTACAACTACAACTTCTTTGTATCTCGACAGATAGAGTAGATCTTCGACACTACTTACATAGATCGTGTGACCCGGTGAGCCAGGTATGCTTGAACCAGGTCTGGAACAAATACTCTCAGACGACGACCTCGTAGGCTATGAAAATGAAACATATCAGTTGCTGTAAGTCAAAGAACAAGTGTCACACAGTCAGTTTACCATGATCCGTTGTCAAATGTCATCTCGATATAGATTATTATCACCAAAAAAACTTCTAAAAGTACACCATTTGACTTTTATACACTGCATGAGAGATGAGACGGAACCCCTGTATTTGCATTTCATCAAATACATTAAGTACTTTGAAATACAAACATGTCATTTCATGATTAGGTCATTCATTTGCAAATTTGCAAACTGAATGAGTGCTTTAGTGCTGTGATTTGATGTTCTTGAGAACCTGATGCCTGTTTATGGGAAATGAACACTCTGAATGGCAACAGCAGGTCTGAATAAGACGCAATTAGATGAGCTTTTCACCTAAAGGGTAAATGGTGATTTTCATTCAAAAATAGTCATCTGTCTCGTTTTGTCTGCTCTTCCAAATGTGTGTGCATCTTCATCACATGCACATAGTAAATGAGTGCAGTTAATCAGCGTAGTGCTTAAAGACGGGACTGAATGGCTCTGGATGACAAACAGAGAGGGCACTGCAGGCTGTctccagcaggtggcagcataAAGTGCGTCGTGTTCTAAAATAAATGGTGGAACACAAGATGATGCCATCTCATAGCCAATAGCGTATACAGTACCTGCCTTTCTGTTTTTTGGAGGAATAAGAGGGACGGAGGCAAAAGCTGTGGAGGAAGGGAGAGGGGGGTTCACAGGACATCACACAGGGGTTGTGCTCTCTCCTGCTCCActcacagctcacacacacatatcaagGTGAAAGTGCCCACATGTAAATCTGAACAAACATtgatccacacacacactcacaagggTACGCCCACACAGCCCTAACCCAGCATGGCCTGAGCAGGCAAATTATTTGGTTAAGGTTTAACAGTCCAGCACGGAAGTGATAAGAGCTTATGTAGAGTTCTTTCTGAAATATTCTAAATTTCTATCTTTTGCAGCAAAATGATGTCATGAGCTGACACAAAATCAATGATGAAGAATTCAAGGTCGCCCAAATTCCTACCCGCTCCCTGTGTCTCTCCTCTGTTCTAGTGGTGTTCTTGCAGCCAGGATGCCACACTGTTGACCCTGAGGAGCAAGACATGGAGAAAATACATTTACACCCGTAGGATTTTTATTCACAGCACACCAGTTAGTCACACCCTGAGTTTTCAGACAAACAGGAGAAGCTATGCGTCAGTATTCTGAGAGGTTGGAGATGGGGATCAACGGAGATCGACATGGATCTCATGCTTTGGCTTTCTCAAATCTCAACCTTTTTCAGCTCATACGTGTTAGAGATTTGGAAGTGAAGTGTTACACAACATTTTCCAGAACAATCAGAAAACGTAACTCGATGCAATTTGTGTCCGAGCAGGATTAAAGTGGGTTTCTATTGGGCTTGTTCTGGATCACTTtaattttgtttctctttattacaTCAAAAGCAGAATTGgctttatatatttacagaatgacaaatatatatataaaaaaaaacatataggTCATTTTTTACCTACCTATAGATAGCATATTCACAGGCTTGTTGTACTAATAGTTTCATTATATCCTATTTCAAACTCATCGTCAGTAGAATTTTGAATAATTTCAGGACCCTAACTTGACTCAAACCAAAGCTTTCACTTCTTCTTATTTGGTtaaaagacctttttttttttaaagatccaTGGGACTGCAAGAGTAAATGATGGTCCACTCACCTTGCAGGTACATCTCTTCTCCTTCTGTGAACATCTGATTGCACCTGCTGCATCTGGCACAGCTGGGGTGGTAGTGCTTATCTCCAGCCTGGAAAACCCAGAGCACAAAGCAAACTTGACATCACAGGAAAATGAAGATCAATGAAGCCTGCAGCAAAGCGAGTTCAGGCAAAGCCAAGCTGTGACTTCCAGGCAATAAAACAGGTGCTCCACCTGCTCTCAGCTACATTTCTTTCCTCTTCCTAACGCCCTGTTGGTGCAAGAGAAAGTTTAATCAGATCCGGTGAACTCGCAACTGCTCTTCCTTCCTTTGAAGAATTACTGTAGATGACAACGGTCAGCAGtgggtggaaatgttctgctaaaaaaaacacttcctcAGTGGTCCTCTGGGGATAAAGTGGGGATCTGTGAGAACATGCTGCACTGTGACTTCATTTTAAGTGCTCCAGTACTGACTGTACAAAAAGTAAGTTCATTCAGAATGTGACCACTGTGACATACGCCCATTTGACACAATCAACCTGCTTTCAAATATCTGAGTGTTTCGCTTTGTAATTGTCTGCATAATGTAATCCGATAAAATGATCTAATGGCTGGAGAGCATAAATGTCCTTCTACACGGATGGGGCGCTTTGCATGCAGAGCTCTCCATTATAAAGCCGTGGAGCATTGACCGCGGGTGATAAATACCCAAATCAAATACAGCCTGCTGTATAATAAGCCTCAATAACATTTCAACATGCAAGTGGCCACTCAGAGATACGAAGCCACTCCCTAACATTTGCATTCTACATTTTACTGCATTAAAGAGATGTCAGAGAATGAATATTTCAGGATGTTTAATGCATCTCCAACCCAATGCTCCACCAAATTGAATTTCCCTTTCAGTTATAATACAAATATTTGTGCTCTTCCTGTTTCTTCTCTATATAACTTTACGAGCTGCATTAATCATCCCTATATTAACCGACCATTCATGCTGCACTTACAGAGGACCAGACGGTATTTGATTTGGTTCTTGGATCACTGATCATTATCAGACAGACTGGTATGTCTTTGGCCCCACTGATCCACTGGCAGCAGCTCAGGGGTGAGATGCAGCACTCTTTTCCTATTGTCGTAAAGGCCTGCATTAGTGGTGGATTACAGTAAGCTTGCCTGGCTGGCTGGCAGTAACATTTTCAAACCATTAAATGAGACATAACTCAGTGTCTGATTGGATCACTGTCTGTAGTACAGACAGACTTACAGTAGCTGGCGAGACTGAAGGAAGAGAACATCGTGGACTTAAGTTTTAGTAACGTTTTACAGAACTACAACTCACACAATGTTGATAAAGCTTAAACACAGTTTCATAACAGTTGCATGACACACAGAGCAGATTAATGATTAATGATCATATCCTAAATGTCAGATCACATTAGCGGTTTTATGCAATATTGATGTCATTTGTGGCAATGTCAGCTTGTGTGAGTGCGTATTTAGTTTAAAGTATTTAAAGACCAAAAATAAGCTAAGAATTAATCTTCTAGTTGGATACAGTCATGTCAAGAGTCTGTTTGgcacagtgctgaaaagattACAGCAGAGATTACCAAACTACATTTCACAATTATGCGGAATGAAACATCCTGTGAACAGGATGCAGAATGTTACAATCGACCATCAAAATTTGCTCCTTCTGAATCTATTTCTGTGGTAAATTTCCAAATCCACGGTATTACAATATTCATCTATAACTTTACGTAGACTTTTAAGAATTTACATTGCAGCTATTAAGAAACTGTGCGGTCTTAAATTCAAGTGAAAgaactttttaaaattatttcagGCATACATTCAGCACGTTCACATGAAATTCAAAGACGAGAGTGATTAGCCATTTTTCAGCTGAAGCTTTTCAGATGGCATCTTTTGCTTTCTACGTGTGTCGTACCTCCAACACCTtccctgtgatgaactggtgGCACGCCTCACACTGAACTCCAAAATGGATCTGATAGTCTTTCTCGCAGTAGGGGGCGCCATCCCTGAGAGCGGAGACAGAGATGTTTCCAAACCAAGGTCCAAACTTTGAACATAAGACTTAATACACATGGTGTGAACATTATGCAAGCCTGAATCTGACCACCAAGTAGCCTGAAATCACAGATAAGCTGCTTACTTGCTGATGTACTCCCCAGTCAGCACTTTGTTGCAAGCTTTACACTTAAAGCAGCCCAAATGCCACTGTCTGTCCAAAGCAAGGAGAGCCTGGCCATTCTTAATGTCCCGACCACATCCCGCACAATCTGTGAAAGCAAAATGAGCTCAGtttaaaaacataaacacaGATATTCACGATGCAAGAAAATACTTCAAAACAGCCTTTAATGAGTTCACTGGGGGATAAATGATTACATCCAGAGTGAGCTATCTTGTCAGCTCTGACCTCAAACACTAGATGGTGATAGAGGGAAGTCAGAGCAATACTCTGACAGCTGCCCCTTCCTATAATCTCTCAGCTCTGAAAGCTCCATTCATATCCAAGTAAAATCCTGAGGCTCTTTAAGTGCAAGAGGTTGGTTTCTAAATGAACAATCCTCCTGTCATCTATTTTTTAATGAATAAAGGGTGAGAGCAACACAGTGCACAGCAACATTAGGGGATGATAACTTCATAAGGCATAAAAAGGTTGGGATGGTGACATGTGTAGAATCAGCATGTCTTATTTATAGGTGACCTTGTCTAAAAGCTCTTCAAAAACGCCAACAGAGAGACCAGCAGGGGATGagagaaaaggggggggggcttaGAAGATGGAAGAGGAGGGGTTTGAGGGCTGCACACTCCCTGTTCCAGAGGGAAGAAAATGCATGGCCATGCATTATTTAGCAAGGCCTGTTTTAGTCTTACTCAGAAAGGGGGGCCATGCATATGGAGAAGATGAGTTAGAGGTGGAGAATCTCACTGAAAGGTGCATTGCCATCAATGTTCAAGCATGACAGGGCTGTTGGGGGACATAATGAGATGTTGTGTGGAAATGGTCAGTTTTACCCCAGCGTAACATTTATCTTTACTGGTTTGTTTCTGCTTCGTTTAGAAATGAGTAATTTTAAGGAATCCCTCTTTGCGGCTGAAAGTTGGATGAGAAGATTGAAAGAAGTCTGTTTCAATGTGAAGTGGTCTGATTTTAGCTGCTGTCTCTTTGAGGTTTTCCAAGTCTGATTGATGAGCGTATTGGTCGAAAAAAGGCAGATTGCACAGCAGCTCTTTCTTTGTTTGAGGCATGCCACACTAACCACTAAGCAGGCATTAGGCAATGTGTTCGTTGTTAATTTTTAATTGTAGATAATTAAAAGCCAAAAAACCCAGAGTACACATCAAATATTTCAGACGGTTTAGGAGCTGTCACTGCACAAAATAATGGGGATTTGTAACTTTGACTGtagctttttttccctctaaacAAAAAGCTAAATACAGAACTGAAGGTTGGGGAATCCCCCACAAAACCATAATGTGACCTCTTTAATAAAGACTGTTCCACAGAACCTgtaatttgaagttttttttgtctgcacTGGAATTTAGTTTGAAGTTCTGGGATTGCTCAAACCTTAACTGACTATTGCTTAATAAGAGGTTCAGTGTttcatattcatttatttttcatatattgagatgagttttttttgtttatctaAATGTATTCTAATGAGTGATCGAGATGACCGACATGGACCTTAGGAATTATTCTTTTGCCCAAACATCCCAACCACCATGTCTGTTCAACAGCTACGTTAAATATATGATACATGCATCACATCTAAAGGCTACATTTGGCAGACTttttgtatttctgaagcttttGAAAACCTAGGAATAAAACACTTTcaattctactttttttttctttataactGTAAACTCATCAGATAATAACTACTTACTGCTGGAGCCTATGATGTCCTTCGGTCCTGGAGACATGGGCTCGACACAGTACTGGCACAGGCAGTCCTTCCCGTTAAAGGTCACCCTGTCCCCGGCAGGGAACGGTCGTCTGGAAGACAACCAGCCAACAAAAGCATGAGCTGTCGCCCCACGGTGAGTGTAACAGTTTATTAGTTGTGGTTTGCAGGTTGTCTGACGGGGCCGCAGATGACAAGGGCCGCGATGGAAATGTGTGTCAACACTGTCCGCCTGAGGAGCCTATTTAGTCAGACGATGTACAGAAATGACACACAGCATCCTACTGTACACTGTCAGATGGAATTCCTGCCACCCTCAATTTTGTTTATCATGGCAAATCATTCTATAATTAATTGTTACTTATTTGAAAGGCAACACGCACGCACAAGAAGGCTGCAGAAAGAGGCAGTGGtggtaattttattttatgacaGTATCCATAAATCCAAATTGCaaaagacaaataatcaaataaGACAAATATATCTAGTCATCTAATTTGACTACTTGcattatttgtaaatatatCTAAAGCACATATAGACTGTTTTAGGTGGACAGAAATGCTTCCTTTTCTATTTAAATGCTCATAATAAGTTGTCATTGCACTTTGCAATCTTCCTTACTTGGTCAGATTCCTGTTTTCTCTCCTTTAAGACCTACACTTTCTTCAGATGTACACACATTTTGGCTGCTTGTTGGAGCCATTTTAAACGTAACTGCAGTATTACTGTAAGTCTGTTTCACTTTATAAGCTACTGTGATAGGATTGGCATGCCTGCAGCGGGTCTCTTACTTGCAGATGGTGCAGACGAAGCAGGCAGGATGGTAAGTCTTGCCCAGGGCAGTGACCACTTCTCCTTCAACAAAATCCCCACAGCCATTGCAGCGGGTGCCGTGCATGCGTTGGTAGTCCAGTGTGCACAGATACTCTCCATTCTTCATGAAGAAGCCCCCCTGTGCGAGGTCGCAGCCGCACACTGTACAGGACACACATTTTGCTCGCATTTAGCACTCTGCCCATGAAAATGCATAAAGCCAGCTGACTCCTCCGTGCATCAGTGGCTCTGTTAAGAATCCTGTAATCCTGAGAGGCTCACTGCGTGCGTGAAATGGATGTTGACTAAAAAGTtactgaaaaatacattttaacagCTCTGTGTGTTGCAGTAGGacatgtaattaaaaaaaaaaatccttcaatCAGGGGTGTTGACAGCTgcacaaatagaaaaaaaatgtctcccTTTGATATGACTCTGCATTTAGGGCTCATGTCTATTAATCAGCACGACTACTgaaagttttatttattgtCGTTTTAGCGGCCTACCACTCATTGCTGCAACAATTCTGCAATTGTTTAGCCAAGGAAATAGCCTTGATCTGTTCTTGAAGATAACTTACTCAGTTATACAGTGTTTGTCTCCAACGAGCTTCCTTCTATTCAAACATAACCTTGTCATCTACAGTAACATGAATCATTAACAAAGGCACCAATGCTAATTGAGGAACAATTTGGGGTTCTTTAATGGTGGGAAATTGGACTTCATTACTAAGAATTTGACTACAAGGAGTTGCTGCTGAATGAACACATGGCATCCAAAATGGACTTCAGTGGCCTCATATTGTCAAATAGAGGTAATAAAACCTGAATAAAAATTACCTCAGGTAATCGTGAAACATTCCAGTTATTCATTTGGCACACTTTAAAAAGATGCTAAAATGCTTAGGCTGTAGACTATAATTTTTCAAGATGCTCAGATAACTTGTGCATTAGAGCAAAGACCAACATAAAGTGTCTTAGTAAGGTGCAGGGTCACCATGTGCTTCCAGAAAAGCTTTCAGAGCACCTTGACATGAAATTACTTGGCATGAAGACTGATTCCAAAAGTCTTTGGAACCACACTGGTGGATAAAGCAACTTTCATTCAAACGGTATCCCCTAATTTCCCCTAAAGAGAGCACTCCCATCTAGCTAGAAAGGTTTGATACTGGCTAAAGGTGATCAGATAGAACAATTCTGCACTGACTCACAGTCACCCTGCTTTCTATAACCAAGGCTTAAAATATTTTACTATCAATATCTAATActttgtgggaaaaaaatattacatttgaTAGAAACTGCCCATTAAAACATTCCATTATTAAAGGGCCACCAGTCCAAGCACTACAGCAGCgactgggtgttttttttttaaattcagtatatgctttgatcacatgtttttatcaccattatatatatttaaaccACATTATTATCGGCTGCCCCATGCAGTTCACTTTTCCAGCAGCACACAGTGACCTGAGAACTGAACTGGTTTTTTGGAAATGCCACCTCTAAGAAGGAAAACATTTGGATGCTTCAGATAACTTCGTGCAATAATTCTAAAGCAAAGAGCCGCGCTAAATGCTGGGGATGAATGGAGCGGGTGAGGAAGAGAATCAGATTTAATTGCATTAGGGCTCAGGGATGATGAGATTAGCTTGTGAGCTAAGTAAATCAGAAGAAAACAATCGGTGGGGATTTGGGGGCCTCGCTGCGTGATGTCCGAGCCACCGCTACTTTTCATCAGACTCATGCCATTACATGAAATACCCTTTTGGAACCTTAATTCAGCTGttttattaaattgaaataattTCAGCTCCGGTAACCTGAAAGTCTTCGCATTTGTCCATTTAATTTATCGTGAAAAAATTTGCCAAAAGATTATAGATGGGTTATTTCTGACATGGCAGCGTATCAGCTGACAATCATTATTAGTCACCCTCTAGTACAAGAACAACAACGTGCATAAATTTAGACAAAGGACTAAGACAGTGCTTATTAAAGCTGTCCTCATGCTCCTTTTGAGAGCCACAAATCACTTATAAGGAATAGAATTAGGTACTAATCTGAGGGTTTGCTTGTGTTATTCTGAGCCTTTGGTGAACTAAGCTGAATATTTAACAGTGCTCCAGTCACAGATTAACTATAAAAGTGCAGCAGGGCAGGTCAGGGTCACAGTGAGACTGCTTAGTCAGCTATGGGCCTCTACACGGTAATTAGAACAACAGAGATTGGTTGTAATAGCCTTAAACACAGGTACATTATCACTGTCATGTGTCGCGGAAGTCTGGATGGTACTAAATGAGTGGATTTGAAGAGTAAAGATGAGTCATGCCACCATTTATACCTCTCATTAGGAGGCAAAGTACCGTGTTGACTTCAGGAACTTGATTGATTTACTGATACTGTCATGcactgtgagttttttttagcaTTAGTGCCATCAGACTCTTCTTTATACTTGTGAACAATTGCACTTCAGGACCGTGGAGATAAATTCTGTTTTACAAAACATAGAATGGGTTGTTTGTCGTGTGTTGAATGAAAGGGACCAAACACCCGACAGTATCATATTAGCAACGAATTTTAAAAACCTCACACGCCAGCTACAAATTTTCACACAACTCCCACATTTTCCTAATTTTCCCACATTTTTAAACTGTAAACACATCTGTCATTCATCTTCATTGTAATATTGAGAATGAAGGCTGAGTCTAATCACAAGCAGGTAAGTATCGGTGAAAAGTCTTTTCGGTAACACATATCTGACCACATTAAACGGTCTAATTAGGCAGTTCATTGAGACTCTAAATTATGCACATTTATTGGTGGTTACTTCATGATTCTTTTCATTTGTCAACAGTGTGTACCTTTGCAGGTGAAGCACTTGAGGTGAAAGTGCTTGTTTTGCACCCGGAGCACCTCGCCCTTACATGGCTCCCCACACTTGTAGCACTGAATCAGGGGCTTCTCTGTGGAGTGGTGGTGTGTGTCCTGTGCATGAGCCACTGCAAGAGATGATACATTAGCATTACTACTGAGCAGTAGTGTTGATGAGTCAGTTTCTCTAACATTGCTACTTGTCAAAGGCACGAATCCAGAGTGTCCTCAGAGAAAAAGAATAACTGATCGGAGCCGGTCGGGGTAAAAACAGAAACGACACTGAGCAGGACAGCACAGCTTAGCGCTGAAGGCAACAGAGCGTC
This window harbors:
- the LOC142390414 gene encoding actin-binding LIM protein 1-like isoform X11; translation: MGEKNTVRQQPGYDGLCNYAQRITSCFGLDVAHAQDTHHHSTEKPLIQCYKCGEPCKGEVLRVQNKHFHLKCFTCKVCGCDLAQGGFFMKNGEYLCTLDYQRMHGTRCNGCGDFVEGEVVTALGKTYHPACFVCTICKRPFPAGDRVTFNGKDCLCQYCVEPMSPGPKDIIGSSNCAGCGRDIKNGQALLALDRQWHLGCFKCKACNKVLTGEYISKDGAPYCEKDYQIHFGVQCEACHQFITGKVLEAGDKHYHPSCARCSRCNQMFTEGEEMYLQGSTVWHPGCKNTTRTEERHRERPTRSSSESICSRPGSSIPGSPGHTIYAKVDNEILDYRDLAAIPKVKAIYDIERPDLITYEPMYTTSLDEREERRESVGELHTARRERSPLPDDKSLRIMSPTPSGEGSYDRRERILQRSTSQGSIGSPVYNRHGYTPTLSRSPQHFHRPGTDPPSGRSSPLPLRPDSRPITPPLSQTPKHFHLPDQGSNIYRKPPIYKQHGSEGRRRSREEEEEEALKKKQLQEEHLSKIQSGLGKLILKEEMEKQQIRERHARSLSAQRYDPKQSNCDTDPTSPTKTNSLPGYGRNGLHRPQSTDFTQYNSYGDMCGGGREFQVCLSSAFFTWHASSSCIMYLLAHGLQETPCPECTPAHSCYVLASLLDYCQLQGMRCCDFKQI
- the LOC142390414 gene encoding actin-binding LIM protein 1-like isoform X10; protein product: MGEKNTVRQQPGYDGLCNYAQRITSCFGLDVAHAQDTHHHSTEKPLIQCYKCGEPCKGEVLRVQNKHFHLKCFTCKVCGCDLAQGGFFMKNGEYLCTLDYQRMHGTRCNGCGDFVEGEVVTALGKTYHPACFVCTICKRPFPAGDRVTFNGKDCLCQYCVEPMSPGPKDIIGSSNCAGCGRDIKNGQALLALDRQWHLGCFKCKACNKVLTGEYISKDGAPYCEKDYQIHFGVQCEACHQFITGKVLEAGDKHYHPSCARCSRCNQMFTEGEEMYLQGSTVWHPGCKNTTRTEERHRERPTRSSSESICSRPGSSIPGSPGHTIYAKVDNEILDYRDLAAIPKVKAIYDIERPDLITYEPMYTTSLDEREERRESVGELHTARRERSPLPDDKSLRIMSPTPSGEGSYDRRERILQRSTSQGSIGSPVYNRHGYTPTLSRSPQHFHRPDQGSNIYRKPPIYKQHDTAAIAHQSKTADEIIRSATFPAAHAPSPDDSPRSEGDCWPHSLAVLGSEGRRRSREEEEEEALKKKQLQEEHLSKIQSGLGKLILKEEMEKQQIRERHARSLSAQRYDPKQSNCDTDPTSPTKTNSLPGYGRNGLHRPQSTDFTQYNSYGDMCGGGREFQVCLSSAFFTWHASSSCIMYLLAHGLQETPCPECTPAHSCYVLASLLDYCQLQGMRCCDFKQI
- the LOC142390414 gene encoding actin-binding LIM protein 1-like isoform X12, whose protein sequence is MGEKNTVRQQPGYDGLCNYAQRITSCFGLDVAHAQDTHHHSTEKPLIQCYKCGEPCKGEVLRVQNKHFHLKCFTCKVCGCDLAQGGFFMKNGEYLCTLDYQRMHGTRCNGCGDFVEGEVVTALGKTYHPACFVCTICKRPFPAGDRVTFNGKDCLCQYCVEPMSPGPKDIIGSSNCAGCGRDIKNGQALLALDRQWHLGCFKCKACNKVLTGEYISKDGAPYCEKDYQIHFGVQCEACHQFITGKVLEAGDKHYHPSCARCSRCNQMFTEGEEMYLQGSTVWHPGCKNTTRTEERHRERPTRSSSESICSRPGSSIPGSPGHTIYAKVDNEILDYRDLAAIPKVKAIYDIERPDLITYEPMYTTSLDEREERRESVGELHTARRERSPLPDDKSLRIMSPTPSGEFVFQGSYDRRERILQRSTSQGSIGSPVYNRHGYTPTLSRSPQHFHRPDQGSNIYRKPPIYKQHGSEGRRRSREEEEEEALKKKQLQEEHLSKIQSGLGKLILKEEMEKQQIRERHARSLSAQRYDPKQSNCDTDPTSPTKTNSLPGYGRNGLHRPQSTDFTQYNSYGDMCGGGREFQVCLSSAFFTWHASSSCIMYLLAHGLQETPCPECTPAHSCYVLASLLDYCQLQGMRCCDFKQI
- the LOC142390414 gene encoding actin-binding LIM protein 1-like isoform X13, yielding MGEKNTVRQQPGYDGLCNYAQRITSCFGLDVAHAQDTHHHSTEKPLIQCYKCGEPCKGEVLRVQNKHFHLKCFTCKVCGCDLAQGGFFMKNGEYLCTLDYQRMHGTRCNGCGDFVEGEVVTALGKTYHPACFVCTICKRPFPAGDRVTFNGKDCLCQYCVEPMSPGPKDIIGSSNCAGCGRDIKNGQALLALDRQWHLGCFKCKACNKVLTGEYISKDGAPYCEKDYQIHFGVQCEACHQFITGKVLEAGDKHYHPSCARCSRCNQMFTEGEEMYLQGSTVWHPGCKNTTRTEERHRERPTRSSSESICSRPGSSIPGSPGHTIYAKVDNEILDYRDLAAIPKVKAIYDIERPDLITYEPMYTTSLDEREERRESVGELHTARRERSPLPDDKSLRIMSPTPSGEGSYDRRERILQRSTSQGSIGSPVYNRHGYTPTLSRSPQHFHRPDQGSNIYRKPPIYKQHGSEGRRRSREEEEEEALKKKQLQEEHLSKIQSGLGKLILKEEMEKQQIRERHARSLSAQRYDPKQSNCDTDPTSPTKTNSLPGYGRNGLHRPQSTDFTQYNSYGDMCGGGREFQVCLSSAFFTWHASSSCIMYLLAHGLQETPCPECTPAHSCYVLASLLDYCQLQGMRCCDFKQI
- the LOC142390414 gene encoding actin-binding LIM protein 1-like isoform X7; the encoded protein is MGEKNTVRQQPGYDGLCNYAQRITSCFGLDVAHAQDTHHHSTEKPLIQCYKCGEPCKGEVLRVQNKHFHLKCFTCKVCGCDLAQGGFFMKNGEYLCTLDYQRMHGTRCNGCGDFVEGEVVTALGKTYHPACFVCTICKRPFPAGDRVTFNGKDCLCQYCVEPMSPGPKDIIGSSNCAGCGRDIKNGQALLALDRQWHLGCFKCKACNKVLTGEYISKDGAPYCEKDYQIHFGVQCEACHQFITGKVLEAGDKHYHPSCARCSRCNQMFTEGEEMYLQGSTVWHPGCKNTTRTEERHRERPTRSSSESICSRPGSSIPGSPGHTIYAKVDNEILDYRDLAAIPKVKAIYDIERPDLITYEPMYTTSLDEREERRESVGELHTARRERSPLPDDKSLRIMSPTPSGEGSYDRRERILQRSTSQGSIGSPVYNRHGYTPTLSRSPQHFHRPEALTGMQKLCSSLCSNTMGSRNSDSRPTSPFRHHFLPHSQGTDPPSGRSSPLPLRPDSRPITPPLSQTPKHFHLPDQGSNIYRKPPIYKQHGSEGRRRSREEEEEEALKKKQLQEEHLSKIQSGLGKLILKEEMEKQQIRERHARSLSAQRYDPKQSNCDTDPTSPTKTNSLPGYGRNGLHRPQSTDFTQYNSYGDMCGGGREFQVCLSSAFFTWHASSSCIMYLLAHGLQETPCPECTPAHSCYVLASLLDYCQLQGMRCCDFKQI
- the LOC142390414 gene encoding actin-binding LIM protein 1-like isoform X9, with the protein product MGEKNTVRQQPGYDGLCNYAQRITSCFGLDVAHAQDTHHHSTEKPLIQCYKCGEPCKGEVLRVQNKHFHLKCFTCKVCGCDLAQGGFFMKNGEYLCTLDYQRMHGTRCNGCGDFVEGEVVTALGKTYHPACFVCTICKRPFPAGDRVTFNGKDCLCQYCVEPMSPGPKDIIGSSNCAGCGRDIKNGQALLALDRQWHLGCFKCKACNKVLTGEYISKDGAPYCEKDYQIHFGVQCEACHQFITGKVLEAGDKHYHPSCARCSRCNQMFTEGEEMYLQGSTVWHPGCKNTTRTEERHRERPTRSSSESICSRPGSSIPGSPGHTIYAKVDNEILDYRDLAAIPKVKAIYDIERPDLITYEPMYTTSLDEREERRESVGELHTARRERSPLPDDKSLRIMSPTPSGEFVFQGSYDRRERILQRSTSQGSIGSPVYNRHGYTPTLSRSPQHFHRPDQGSNIYRKPPIYKQHDTAAIAHQSKTADEIIRSATFPAAHAPSPDDSPRSEGDCWPHSLAVLGSEGRRRSREEEEEEALKKKQLQEEHLSKIQSGLGKLILKEEMEKQQIRERHARSLSAQRYDPKQSNCDTDPTSPTKTNSLPGYGRNGLHRPQSTDFTQYNSYGDMCGGGREFQVCLSSAFFTWHASSSCIMYLLAHGLQETPCPECTPAHSCYVLASLLDYCQLQGMRCCDFKQI